Within the Tachysurus fulvidraco isolate hzauxx_2018 chromosome 3, HZAU_PFXX_2.0, whole genome shotgun sequence genome, the region CTCATCAGATGTAGAGTTtcaaaaaattttatttgaaatcttaaaatatttaaaccaaTTTAAGCTGTTTGGACCACGTCTTTTGCAAATATTTATACTCTGTTTGCATGCACTATGCCGGTTGCTAGGAGTCCTACATCTCTAAACATGAAGTGTCTGTTTCAGAGTCGAGAATCCACCCTACCTGTGAGTCATGGAGATGATTCAGAGTTAAGTGATAGCAGCAGTccagaagaggagaaaaaatcCAAGCAACAGGTAAAACCCATTTACCCATTTTCTGTGACTTACTGTGTTGAAAACCAATCATTTTGATTGTTAAGCATGTTTATAGTTAACTGATATTGTTCCAACTTTATTATGATAGTTACATAACACAATTTCGTGTGCAATCTTTTTAAAACTCATGCCTCATTCAGAAGTCACATGCcagtttaaacatgtttttattctCCTTTATCTTTGTGTTATGTCGTAGGATGTAGTCCCTCAGGCACTGTTGGATCAGTATCTCTCTATGACAGACCCATCCCGGGCCCAGACGGTGGATATGGAGATTGCTAAACATTGTGCATACAGCCTGCCTGGTGTGGCACTTACACTGGGTCGCCAGAACTGGCATTGCCTCAGAGACACCTTCGAGACCCTAGCCTCTGACATGCAGGTACTGTAAGACTGCACATCAGAATATAATACTTCAACACCCTTACTACTTACTAATTCTTTGGCATTTCTTGCTGTCCCTTTCACTGAGACTGTGGTTATCTGTGATTATTACTACATCCCACACTAGGATTGGATATTAGGTCTCTCAAATCTAATGTTGAAATCAACAAAGACTTAAAGTTGGTTTTATCACGTTGCTGCCGTACTGTAAACTAGTATTGTTCAGTAATGTAAAGTTCACTAATGACTTGATACTTGATGTTTTTTTAGTGCTATATTACTCTAGTCTTATCCTTTCTTCCTCCACCTTGTTTTACTATACTCTTTTTCCCCCCTTATTCTCACCTCTGTTCACTTGCACTTATGTCAGTATCTATCTTTTGacagtctctttctttctcttgccctctaaTAGTGGAAGGTACGGCGGACACTGGCTTTCTCCATTCATGAATTAGCCCTTATTTTGGGTGATCAGCTAACTGCTGAAGACCTGGTCCCTATCTTTAATGGCTTTCTTAAGGACTTAGACGAAGTGCGTATAGGAGTCCTTCGACATCTCTATGATTTCCTTAAGGTTAGTCACATTTTCTGATGTTCACATGTTTAGCTTTGTGTCCTTACTACTTCTGTAACTATCTCTGTATTTCACTCAATTTCTGTTTTAAAGAAGCTGTAATTTACAGAGGTGAAAGAGAAACTTGACCTGCTTctgttcttttcctcttttagttGCTGCATCAAGATACAAGGAGGAAGTATCTCTACCAGTTGCAGGAGTTCCTGGTCACAGACAATAGTCGGAACTGGAGATTCAGATCAGAACTTGCAGAGTATGACCACCTAATGTGATTTTCATTAGAACCTGTTACCTATCTGCCATTTTactatacatattttttttgtttgttttctctaaaAGGCAGTTGGTCCTGCTTTTGGAGCTGTATAGTGGGCAGGATGTGTATGACTATCTAAGGCCTTTGGCGTTCTGCCTCTGCATAGATAGAGTCTCCTCTGTCCGGTGGACCTCCTACAGACTGGTATGCATAGCTATATACACAATCTGTTTCCTTTGTGAGGGCTCTTTTGGCTTTTTAGCCCCTCTCTTATAAAGACAAGACAACCAAGAGAGACATCAGTGTAGAATGCTACATTATctacatgagtgtgtgagtctgtggcTGTTGCTTTTAAATGAACTTTTAGTAAATtgtgtgctttttgtttgtttctctgttcaGGTCAGCGAGATTATCAGGAAACTCTCCACATGTCCAGCACTGTTGGTTGACTTCCTTGGCGAATTGGTGGATAAATTCTGCCACTCTCCAAAATGGTCTGGACGACAAGCGTTTGCTTTTGTGTGTCAGGTAAGGACAAATCTTCCCATTGCCAAACAGCATTCTTAAATGGTCTTAGTGTTGAAGCCCCTGAATAGTTAATTCAGCCAGTTCAATGTTTAGAAAGTGCTTTCTGCCTTATTGCATTGAAATCATTCAGTTCACTGGCTGATTCTTTTTTGGCAGTGCAACCGATGCAGCCGTAGACTTAACCCAAGTGTTTTTAGGTTTGGATTCTGATGTTTTTTGTGATTAAATGTATTTGAGTTAGAGTTgttattgtatatttaataaacattaagatGCACATTGTTGTAAGTGTACACTGAAAATCAGCTTCTTAAAGCCAGAGCCATGTTGCCATATGGACAGTAGCCCTTTTTTACTATGGCCAGTGTAGTATAGGGAGAGTAGCATTTCCTGGCTGCCACCTGCTTACTCTGCAGCATATTGGAGCAGATTGTTTAGAACCTTAATCTAGGCTATAGTGCATCAAAATGTGTTCATTCTCTTATGGCATCTCTCCTGCTCTGTTTGTATTTGTGGTGTTCCCATTAATTTCAATCTATTGTcacttattttcttatattttatgtcTTTCCCTAGCTTGCTATAGAGGAAGACTGTGTGTCATTGGATCAGTTCTCAGAGCACCTGCTGGCTCCTTTGCTGCAGCTGGCATCTGACCCTGTGCCCAACGTTCGTGTGCTGCTGGCCAAAACCCTGCGCCAGAGCCTGATGGAGCGAGGTCAGTGCCAGACTATTGACTTGCTTTTTAGGGGAGTGTGTGTCAAGAGAGTcagagagtcaagaagcttttattgtcatttcatccatatatagctgttgtatATAAGACAGAGCTAAGTACTTAGTAAGTAgttctagccacataaagtgcatctgtgcaacctggtgtacacggtgcaggacaaaagacagtgcaaacaaaaaatacacaaaaacagagcagaccagtgtaaatactgtatgttcagacaatattgcatgtgctGAAATACTgcaatgaacacattagtattatagcagcagttacatgagatatcataaagtattgtgcaaaacggcaatcgactgaaatgtgacacagcatgtgcaaagagcaaaaacagtgttcaaaacagcatgtaaacagattgatggatgtGTATTGGaagtgtgtatgttgtgttcagttcagttattaaggagtctgatggcttgtggaaagacactattacacagtctggtcgtgagggcccgaacgcttcggtacctttttccagacgcaggagggtgaagagtgtgtgtgtgtgtgtgtgtgtgtgtgtgtgtgtgtgatgggtgtgtggggtcatccacaatgctgttggctttgcagatgcagcgtgtggtgtaagtgtccatgatagagggaagaaaCTCTTCAATGATCATCTCAGCTGTCCTTACTACCCACTGTAGGGTCTTGTGATCCGATCTGTATTTTGGCTGTTGTGCTGTACAGCTGAAATTAAACATACTAACGGTTGTGTTGGGTACAAATAACAGTTTCTCTTGGTCTAACTTAAAAATGAATCTCTAGGAGTAGATGTAATGACAAAGACCCTTACGTGTATGCCaaaaaatctgtataaatgtcACCTTTTGTTATGAATGGTATGCTAAGGGatgttttactgtttgtgttgcATCCTATAGAATATTTCCTACACTCCGCCAACTCCCACCAGGAGGCACTGGAGCAGACACTGGTAGCTCTGCAGATGGACTTGGACAAAGATGTCAAATACTTTGCCAGCGTACACCCAGGAAGCACACGCATTAACGAGGATGCCATGAGCACCACTTCCTCCACCTACTGAGCAGGCACATACTCCACCCCTAGCTTGGATAATATGTTTAGGGGCTTGGACTCTCCTCTACCATGGGCACAAGAACTACAATATTTGCTTGGGGGGTCGCTTCAACCAACTGTCCTTCCCTTAGAGCAGCTCACTACAACAAAGAGTTttggtgatttattattttaattttttttttttttgccacagaaGCCTTACAAGTGTCTTCCTTACAACCAGAGAATACTTGAATTTCTGGAGTCAAAACATCAACAAACTACAGTATCAAATCAGCATATCTCAGATCCAGGGAGTGGGTGATTGCTATTCTTTcactcatcatcatcgtcatcatctcCTTTGCTCTCTTATTGATGGACCTTCATCATTTTTCTCTTCAGCATTGCAGGAACGTTCAGCTTCAATCAACCACATTAGCAGGACAGACTGTAGCGCCAAGTGTTTCccttattttatctcattttccaTTTTGATACTGTACTGTGTGAGTGACTCATATGCTGCAGATATATTCAACATGGAGTGAGTATAACCGCCTCAGCCTTTCCACACATCGTCGTCTGGGAGCTGTTTGAAGCCGGACACTCTTTTCTTCTCAAGGGCTTGGGCCAATATTGTTTTAAAGTCGAGTTGAGCACATTGTTGTGCCTGAGGACATGGGCTTCCCCTGGGACACAGGGATTCATGTCCTATTGGAAAAGGAACTATCatatttttaaaccaaaatCACAGCGGTCCATTTTGCAGAGTATGTAGAAATTCAATATTGAAACAGTGTGGATGTTGCACATCACTCTGGGGTATTTTAACAAGAAAAAAGTGCTTCACTATGATCCATGcatcacatgtactgtacatatccttatcagttgttttttttccattttgaaCAGTGATCATGAATAGAATTATATGTTCTCCTAACCtatcaaaaaataaaagttcagaTGCAGTTGCACTTAGTCTGGTTTCATTTTCACCTTTGTTGATATGCAGGATTAGTgatcaaaagcaaataaaattgtATAGATCATAGTGTCATTTGTTCATCTTTATGTGGACAATAGAATTCATTTGGTAAAGAAAACCATTCAAAGAACATTAATGCTGAAACCGGATTTCCAAGTGTGGACCGTAGAGGGCAGTAAAGATACCTGTTATATTTAAGTTATGCATTATGTAAATTCTCATACTGTTGCACCATTTTGACTGTTCTTTCCCATTGGTAGTCTGAACGTTGTTGAAAACATAACTTTTTCTGTAAGCATAATTGATCATGGAGTTCTTTAACAGTCAATGTGTTTAAACACAGTCTTCACTACAGCCCAAACAATTACCCTTAACTAGTGGTGTAAAGCAAAATTGTTACTGTCTGCTGACCTAATGGTGATTAGCAGGTAGGTGATCATCCTGACTCCTTAGTGCTAAGCTGGCTGGCAAACAAAGCTTGAGGATGATGCCATGTGAAGCGCCTACCTAGTTTCAATGCCAAGACTGAGTGGTCATGTGACTGCACTAGTTGCGTCTCAATCTCTTCCCAGGAGAGAAAGACTCCTTTGTACTGAGCTAAATGTGATGCTGCTGCTCCTCCCTCTGCAACTCTATCACCCACCACACAGGCCCAACTGTCTGCTATCTGACCCAGAATCCATGATCAATCATACAAAGCTGATGTGAAAGTGCTCATATCCCCTCCTCCTCTATTCAGTGGAAGCTGGGGTAACAGATTAGTGCACCTGCCTACTGAATGCACCcatacatagaaaaaaaaaaacaatggcaaGAATGCAGGATTCAGAGGAGTTCTCAAAATGTACTGAAACAATTAGatttaaatacttattttattaatgtatagataggttttttttatacagattacaaGCAAATACAGTAACACCACCTTAGGTTTTGCAATTGGACTTATGATACTATGACAATTAAATagtgttaataaaacattttagccAGTAAACCAACAATGTGTTGAGCATGTTTTTCCCAAGAACACCACAACCAGAAACAGGTTTCTCTGCTTTTAATGAGGATTACTGCAAAACAGAATATGACCATCCAGGTTTTGTAGGACCCTGAAGCAACACTAGTGAAATGCATAGAACATAACTAAACTGAATACCAGATATATGACTTACACATATTGGACCAGAGCTTGTAAGGCCATAACCAGAGTGCTGAACTAAGGACAAGTTTTCTCTTTGCTTCCTCATCATATCTGTGGTAAAAGCTTCTAAGAAATGTCAGTCAGACATGGACGCTTTCCGTATACAGCTCCAGTCCCTCCATCTGTGCCGAACAAGAATTATTCAAAGAATATAATCAACAAACCTTCGCTATAAAATGTCACTCTATCCGCAGTTGTTTAAAAATACTATGTGATGCTGTATAACTACAATATTATATGGCTTTTTCTGACCCCCCTCCTCCCATGTAGTACCTTAATATCCATCAGTTGCATCTAATTAATAAGCATGATTAAAGTTAGTAAAGGTTAATATGCTACATAAAGCAATAATGTCAGAGAACACCCTTTTGAATACAATTTGATGAACAATTATGCACTGATTTATGTAAAAATACGAGACAAAAtccatatctttttttttttcctggaaaaCCTGgggtaaaacatttaaaaggttAATACAAAGAGCAAAGACACAAGGGCTTGTAATCTACATGATTGTCAGCTCGTTTTCCCAACCCCAGGTCAGTGTCTCCTGAACCTATGGTCCGGTTATTGTGCCCTCTGGTGGCAGGAGTATGAGCATCCGCAACGTTCAAAGGCTAGTGGTTCAGAAGAGACAGTTCATGCACTTCACTGCTCTGCTGCCGTAGTCAATACACTCGGgcccaatacactcacagcAGGCGTTGTGAAACCAACGGTACTTCGAGCCTCCCATCGACTCACAGTACTGCTTGCACTGACGAATCGAAACACAGTCATCAAAGTACACTACCGTGCACATGTTTtctagagagatggagagaaaggtTACAAAAAGTAAGAACTTTTACAAGGTGCACAATTTCCATGTTccaaatctatatatttttataaaatgtagcACACTGTATGATACATTTATTTGCAAGAACCACTGAATGTTCAAACCCGAAAAGGAGAATTATGTTCTAAAGCCTCAACATAAGCTGTAATATCCTCCTGAACATGAACAAATCCTCTCTGCTTGTGGTCTGATTAAGTAATCAGAAAACAAAGTTAGGGTTGAAAGTTCGCTACAAAGCGATTTGCTTCACAACAAATTAAAATCAGAAAAGCAGCATGGAGCATTTTTAACACAAGCGCCTTAATCAAGGTGGCGTTTCAAGCTGGGGTAAATTTCCAGTCTACacaatatgtaaaataattgtttaCATGATAAATCACAGGAAGACCATTAGTTCCAActataaaaacacttttttaaaaattaaatgcacATAAAAGTTATTATAAGGTGTTTGTTTTCTCAATCTGGGGGATGAAGCTAATGTTtaagcctgaaaaaaaaaaagctcaataATTTTGTCGTTATTGCAATGTGATACCATGCCTTACCTTGAGTGTTATCATAACTAGAATGAATACTGTTTCCAGGCAACGAAACATTTTGATGCTGATCTTCCATAGTCTCCAAGAAGGAGACCAGGCTCTCATGGTAAGATAGCTCCTCTGCCACTGGAAAGGAGACCACCATCATGTTGATGGGGGCTTCACCCTCAGTGAGAGCTCTGAACAGAGAGGGAATGGGCCTGTAGAGATCTTCCACTGTGCTCTTCGAGGTGGCTGGTGTGTCACTGTAGTTCCTAGGGTTGCACATGCCTGAGAGGGAGTTCGTTAAATTAAACACAGCTGTTATCAAAACAGATCcttaaacaggaaaacagaagactatgaacagcattcaggGAAAAAAGCAAGTTGTATATATCAGGTTACAGCACTCTACAGAAAGGACACAGCAAATCATGCATCCATCAAGTGCACCGAATACAAAGAGACGCACTGATTGACAGCAAGTTAAAAAGGTCTGCACATTGTTTTCAGTTTCGAACTGCACTGTAACATGGACTAGAAGTCAAACGtttacactcacccacacagtcACAGCACTCCTCCCACAGCGTGCCCAGACACAGCATACACTCCTTACAGCATGAACAGTTCCCATCTGATGGTCTGCACTGGCACAGCTCCTGAAAAtagtattaaataattatagctgctgaaaagaaagaaagaaagaaagaaagaaagaaagaaagaaaacatcaaGCTTGATTTCAAACctccatttacattttacaacatGTATACAGTAATTAAACTGAGAGAAAGCTATTTCTTAAGCCTAATTTCAAGATAAACGAAAGTACAATTGACAGATGATTTATTAAAAGGTTCTGATATGATTCACACACTTTTGATAAATATGGAAACATTACATTCAAACGTTTTGTATACACGAACTGAAAATCTTCTCTGAATGTGttaaacatctttattttttacagaaacctgcttttcaaaacaaactttagttCATTTATACCGTTACAGCATTATAGGTTTTGAAAACCAgtcaatatttattaaaacaaaaaggtgttttaaaaaaatattctttttaaaagtttCAATCCTTGCAAGCCTAAGTAAGTATTCTTTTCCTAAGGAAATGCATGTCTCTGAAGGAGTATGAGTATATTGTGGTTTTCTGAAGCACACTGTGCAACCTCAGGATACCAAAACAGCAGGAGAGGCTGAGAGCAGAGGTCACATTCCAGATGTGCAGAAATACGTAGCCTAATCTCCAACATGGGCAACGCAGAACCTGGATCACAATCGCCGTGTTACCACAGCTTATCATGTCATACCATGATAATACAACTATTTTACGTCTAAAACAAAATCACAAGTACAGATTCTTCACCTGCAAAGACTTCAAAACTGAAGAAGGGAATCAggaaaatgtatattaaaaaaaggaaatagttCCATTCTTGTAGCTCTGAGCTAGATCAATTTACAGAAACAACTATTTGGGTTATACCATATTAAATGCCAATGTTATGAGGAAAActctattttttatatattttttttaagttcatcTGTTCCCATCTAACCTACACTTAGGACCATGCAGCCTGTTCAACCACAACCTTAAAACCACAAACCTAATGTCACAAAATGATGTCAGTGATCGTTATAAGATAAGACTTTATCAATCCCTAAATATGACATCAAAAATATGTGTGAGAGGGTTCTAGTTACCAAATTGCTGCAGTAATCCTTGGATTTTTTTGCTTGTCTATTTACTTACTCAGTGTAACGTTGGtccagaaacagagagacaataAATATGTGCTCACATTTGTTTTCTTGTCTTGTGACTTAACTGTCTCTTTGCATGTCTCTCTGTTAAACACCCATGACTCCTTTTCTGTCCATGAGAAATGATGTTGATTCTCTCTGCTCAgtgatttgctttttttttttttttttttttacacagcatCTTATATTTGAAGTCACTTTTTCTAGTTTGGGTAACTGTAGATCATGGTGTAAGTATAGGGAACAAGTCCAGGGATCCCTGTCTGACCAAATCTGCCTCTGGCTACAGCTATGTACCCATGCACTATACACAATActgccaaaagtttgtggacacctgagaATCACACACGCATGATTAAAGAAGTGCTTCTTCCCTGAAATGTGGCCACAGTTAAAAGTTCACAGTTAAATGTCTGTACATGCTGTAGGGTTACATTTCCCTTCACTgcaactaagaggcccaaacctgttccagcaggACAATGCCTGAGGCCCATGTATTAATGGTTTGAATGTAAGTAatcaagtgtcctgcacagaaccTTGACCTTAATGCCAATGAATACAACTCATCTCACATCATTTCCTAGCCTCACTAATTAATTCTCTTTTAGCTGAATGTACTCAAATCTCCACAGCCACACTAAAATCTAGTAGAATGGCTTTCCAGAAGAGTGGAAGCTACTTTAACAGCAAAGGGGGACCAACAAGCCACCCACATGGGTGAGATTGTCAGGTGGTCGCAGACTTTGTACTacaacatttatatttctggcatttaacagacacctttatatccagagtgacttacaatttattcaactgagcaattgggttaagggccttgcttaggggcccagcagtggcagcttggtggacgtgggattcgaactcatgaccttctggtcgGTAATCAGcacaaggctaccacatgccaccCCTACTAGAGTAATGCACATCATACAAATGGTTAACGAACGCAGGTTTTaaaccataaataaacaaaaaggcatGGTTACCTGTATTAGACATTTGCTGACGTCGCTGGCACACAAGGCTTTATTGCAAGCAGTAGAAAAAGAAATTccagacaaaaacacaagaagcgcaaacagtgcagtgtgtgtccatgtggacTGCATTCCGCCGCGAGCGAATCTCATCCCACCTGCATCCTCACAGGAACCACAACAAGGATACAGTCAGTTTCAGGAGGGGACACACAAGTCTAACAGCAAACATCCgagattgagaaaaaaaaaacatcagggaaCAATCCACAGGCTGCAGTTTCCACACTTTTCTCGCGCCCCATTGTTGTGTTAATATGGGCGGCAACATCAAAGCCGTGAGGCCAGGTAATTAAGGAGCCAGAGGACTAAACCTAAATGGCTTCCCATTGCACATAAAGTCCACTACATTGCGTTTGGAAGCCGTTATTACATAGTGCACATACAAA harbors:
- the LOC113644858 gene encoding twisted gastrulation protein homolog 1-A-like isoform X1; the protein is MLRGVCLFKAPVCCCCLALCERKSTPCLNYPGGKKVQTNDRIDNGGMRFARGGMQSTWTHTALFALLVFLSGISFSTACNKALCASDVSKCLIQELCQCRPSDGNCSCCKECMLCLGTLWEECCDCVGMCNPRNYSDTPATSKSTVEDLYRPIPSLFRALTEGEAPINMMVVSFPVAEELSYHESLVSFLETMEDQHQNVSLPGNSIHSSYDNTQENMCTVVYFDDCVSIRQCKQYCESMGGSKYRWFHNACCECIGPECIDYGSRAVKCMNCLF
- the LOC113644858 gene encoding twisted gastrulation protein homolog 1-A-like isoform X2, with product MRFARGGMQSTWTHTALFALLVFLSGISFSTACNKALCASDVSKCLIQELCQCRPSDGNCSCCKECMLCLGTLWEECCDCVGMCNPRNYSDTPATSKSTVEDLYRPIPSLFRALTEGEAPINMMVVSFPVAEELSYHESLVSFLETMEDQHQNVSLPGNSIHSSYDNTQENMCTVVYFDDCVSIRQCKQYCESMGGSKYRWFHNACCECIGPECIDYGSRAVKCMNCLF